The following nucleotide sequence is from Chromobacterium rhizoryzae.
GTGACGATGATGCTGTCGCCCTTGACCAGGTTGACGGTGCGGCTGGCGGCCGGGGCTTCGGCTGGCGCGGCGGCGGCCGGCGGCGTTTGCGCTTCCAGCTTGGCCAGCAGATTGATGATGCGGGCCTCGTTGTAGGGCTTCAGGATGTAGTCGAAGGCCTCCACCTCAAACGCTTCCACCGCGAACTCCTTGTAGGCGGTGACGAAGACGATGCGCGGCGGTCGCGACGATTTGTGCAGGTTCTTGGCCAGCAGCAGCCCGTCAATGGATGGGATGTTGATGTCCAGGAACACCACGTCCACTTCGTGTTCCTGCAGGAATTTGAACGCTTCCAGCCCGTCTTCCACGCTGGCGACGATGTCGATGTGGCTGTGCTCGCGGATCAAATAGGCCAGCTCTTCGCGCGCCAGGTATTCGTCTTCCACGATCAGGGCTTTCAGCATGTCGGCTCCTCGGCGGCGGGCAGGTCGAAACAAACGGCGGTGCCGGGCTCCAGCCGGGTCAGCCGCAAGCCCTCGCCGTATAGCAGCTTGAGCCGCTGGTTGACGTTGCTCAGGCCTATGCTGCGGCTGGACAGCGTGCCGGCGGCCACGCCGTCCAGCACTTCCTGGCTGACGCCGTAGCCGGTGTCGCGCACGCAGACATGGACCTTGCCGCCGTCGCGCTTGACCGCGATGCTGACCCGCCCCGGCTCCTTGCGCGGTTGGATGCCGTGCAGGATGGCGTTTTCCACCAGCGGCTGCAACAGCAGGCTGGGGATGCGCACATGCACGTCGTCGATGTCGAAGTCCACCGTCAGCTTGGCGCCGAAGCGCGCCTGTTCTATCGCCACGTAGTCGCGCACTTGCTGCAGTTCTTCCTGGATGTCGATCAGCCGGTCGCCCAGCGACAGGTTGTAGCGCAAGTAGTCCGCCAGGTTGGCGATCAGTTGGCGCGCCTGCTGCGGCTGGATGCGGATCAGCGAGGAGATGGCGTTCAGGGCGTTGAACAGGAAGTGCGGGTTGATCTTGCTTTGCAGCGCGCTGAATTCCGCCTTGCGCGCCATTTCTTCCAGCTGTTTGACCCGCGACACTTCCATCTGGGTGGAGATCAGTTGGGACAGGCCCACCGCCACTTCGCGCAGCGGCGTGCTGATGCCGTGGCTCTTGCGGTAGAAGATTTTCAGGGTGCCGCTGACGCCGGCTTTTTCGCGCAGCGGGATGATGATGACGGAGTGGAAGTCCGCCAGGTGGTATTGCTGCAGATTGTTCTCGATGATGATCTGGTCGCCGGCGATGGCCTGGCGGGTGATGGCGCCGATGGCGGAGTGCTCGTCCATCTCGTAGTAGTCCTTGCCCAGGCCGACATAGGCCAGCACGTCCGAGGTGTTGGTGATGGCCACCGCGTCGGCGTCCAGCTGGTCCCGGATCACGGTGCAGACCTGGACCATGGCGTCGCGGTCCAGGTTCTGGAAATAGGGCAGGGTGCGGTTGGCGATGGTCAGCGCCAGCTTGGCCTGGCGCGCGGCCAGCAGTTCTTTTTCGTCGTTCAGGTCTTGCACCAGCTTGATGATCAGGCCGACGCAGACGGTGCCGACAATCATCGGGAAGGCGATGTGGCTGACGATGGGCACGCCCACCGCCGGCTCGGTCAAGAGCAGGATCAGGCCCATGGTCAGCCCTTCGCACAGCATGCCGGCCAGGATGCCGTACAGCCACAGCCGCCCCCGGTCTGCGCGGCAGTGTATCCAGGTGGCCAGCAGGCCGGCGCAGACGCTGGAGATCAGGCAGGGCAGCGAGGTGTAGCCGTTGATGTCGATCAGGTAGCGGTGCAGACCGGAGACGATGCCGGCCGGTATCCCTACCCAGGGGCCGAACAGGATGCCGCCGGACAGGACGGCGATGATGCGCACATTGACCAGGGAGCCGTCCACCGGAATGCCGGTATAGGTGCTGAACACGGCGAACAGGCAGAACAGCAGCGACACCGCCGCCAGTTCGGCCGGGCTGTGGTCCTGTTTGCGCAGCAGGTGTTGAAACGGGCGGGTGCGGGTGAGGAAGAACAGCGCCATCAACATCAGCGCCGCCCGTTCGAACACCGCCAGCAGCATGGCTTGGTTTTCTATCATGGCGTCGGGAGTGGGGCGGCCGCGCCCGCTGGGGCCGGCCTCAAGCCCTGATTTTAAGCCATGCGGCGGGCTTTGGCCGCAGGCGGGCGCAGATTAGGCGGGCGTCATGCCGCAGGAGGCTCCAAGGCCGCCAGCAACTCCGCCAGCTTGCGGTCCAGCGCGTCCTGGCTGCGCTGGTTGAGGCCGGACAGGATGGCGTGCTCATTGGCCACGTGGGCGGTGACGGCGCGGTCTATCAGTTCCAGCCCGCTCTCGGTCAAGCGCACCAGGGTGCTGCGCGCGTCCTCGGCGCAGGCAGCGCGTTCGATCCAGCCCTTGCTTTCCAGCACTTTCAGCCGGTGGGTCATGGTGCCGGAGCTGATCATCAGCGAGGAGAACAGCGCGGTGGGCGCCAGGCTGTGCGGCGCGCCGGCGCGTCTGAGCGTGGCCAGCACGTCGAACTCCCAGCCGCTGAGGCCGAATTGCTCGAAAGTGGCGTCCAGCCTGTGCTGCAGCAGCACGGAGCAGCGGCGCAGCCGGCCGATCAGGCCCATCGGCGCCACGTCCAGGTCCGGCCGTTCCCGGTGCCATTGCGCCAGGATGGCGTCCACGGCGTCGCCGGCGTTCTGTTGCGTCATGCGCATTCCTTTATCTTGAATTCAAGATTTTATTTGTCTTGAATTCAAGGTAATGTTATCTTGAATTCAAGTCAGTTTTCGATGCGATTATAAGCGATTGCGAAAGGAATGCCCATGTCTGCGCGCCTGATGGCCTCCCGTTGGAGCGATGTGTTGTTGACCGCGCTGGCTCCGGCGATCTGGGGCTCCACCTATATCGTCACCACCCAGCTGCTGCCGGCGGACCGGCCGTTCACCGCTGCCTTGCTGCGAGTGTTGCCGGCCGGCTTGTTGTTGATCCTGGCCAGCCGCCACTTGCCGCGGCGCGGCGAGTGGGGCCGTCTGCTGGTCTTGTCCGCCTTGAATATCGGCGTGTTCCAGGCGCTGTTGTTCGTGGCCGCCTACCGTTTGCCGGGCGGCCTGGCCGCGGTGCTGGGCGCCACCCAGCCGCTGCTGGTGATGGGCCTGGCCTGGGGGCTGGACGGCCGCCGCCCGGCGCGAGTGGCCGCCTGGGCCGGCGTCGCCGGGGTGGCGGGGATGGCGGCCTTGCTGTTGTCGCCGGGCGCGGTCTGGGACGGTGTCGGCATGTTGGCGGCGCTGGGCGGCGCGGTGGCGATGGCCAGCGGCACTTATCTGACGCGGCGCTGGCGGCCGAGTGCGCCGCTCGCCGCCTTGACCGGCTGGCAACTGGCCCTGGGCGGGCTGATGCTGGCGCCGCTGGCCTGGGCGCTGGACCCGGCCTTGCCGGCGCTGGGCGCGACGCAGTGGCTGGGGTACGGCTATCTCTGCCTGTTCGGCGCCTTGCTGGCCTATTTATTGTGGTTTCGCGGGCTGGCGCGGCTGTCGCCGGTGGCGGTGTCCTCGCTGGGCCTGCTCAGCCCGCTGACGGCGGTGTTGTTGGGCTGGCTGTTGCTGGGGCAGGCCTTGGGGCCCTTGCAGCTGGCGGGCCTGGCCACGGTGCTGGCCAGCGTGCTGGCGGTGCAGCGCAGCATGGCCGCGCCGCCGCCGGCGGAGAAGCAGATCATGGCCGGCGCGGTGCGCGCGCGGTCTTGAGCGGTAATGGAATCAATCAGCAGCAATCAGATAAGGAGTCTGTTCATGAAGAGCGCTTTGCAAACCCTGCTGGACCAGCGCGTGTCGGCCAATCACTTCGATCCCTCCCATGTGTTGGCGGACGCGGAGATCGAGCAATTGCTGAACGCCGCCACCCGCGCGCCGTCGGCCTATCATTTGCAGAACTGGAAGTTCGTCGCGGTGCGCAGCGCCGAGGCCAAGCGCCGTTTGCAGGCGGCCAGCTACGGCCAGCAAAAAGTGGCGGACGCGGCGGTGACCTTCATTTGCTGCGGTACGCTGAACGCGCATCGCGGGCTGGAGGCGTCGCTGCGGCCGGCGGTGGACGCCGGCATTCTGCCGCCGGAGGTCGGCGACAGCTGGCTGCGCGCGGCGGAGAACGCCCACCGGGACGACGCGCGCGCGCAGCGCGACGAGGCGATCCGTTCCGCCTCATTGGCGACGATGGTCTTGCTGCTGGCGGCGGAGGAACGCGGCCTGGCCAGTTGCGCGATGGGCGGTTTCGACGCGGCCGCGGTGGCGCGGGAATTTGGCCTGGGCGCGGACGAGTTGCCGGTGATGCTGGTGACGGTGGGGCGGGCGGCGGCCGGCAATTGGCCGCAGAAGCCGCGTCGGCCGGTGGCCGAGGTGATGGTGTGGGCTTGATGGCCTGCTTGATCGTGAACTGGTTTTGAGAGCCAGCTCAATGTCCGCGTGGTACATGAGCATGTTGAGCTCGGTTCCAACGCGGTATCGTCGACGCGCAGCAGATCGTAAACAGGTTCTCAGGCGCTGCGCGCGGCCGGCGGCTGCGCCAGCACCGTGCGGCAGTGGCTCTCCAGGCGGGTGATTTCTTCCAGCACCGCGTCGATGTCTCGGCGCTGTTCTTCCAGCAGGCGGCGGCGTTCCAGCACCAGGTCCAGCAGTTTTTGCGACTGGCTGGCCTCGTCGTGGGCCTGCTCGTACAGGTCCAGGATTTCGCGGATGTCGGACAAGGACAGGCCGATGCGCTTGCCGCGCAGGATCAGCTTGAGCCGGGCGCGGTCGCGGCGGTTGAACACCCGCTGGCGGCCGTCGCGCTGCGGTTCTATCAGGCCCTGTTCCTCGTAGAAGCGGATGGTGCGCAGGGTGACGTCGAAGTCGCGCGCCAGGTCGGAGATGCTGAAGAATTCGGGTTCGGTCATGGTGTGTTCCAAGGCAAGCGGCGATTGTAGCTTTTTTTTAACGCGTTCTCAGCCCTAGCATGATTTACGTTTACGTAATCGTCAACTTGTGGGATGAATGAAAAAAACAAAAGCGATGCGTACCGTCCACCAGGAGAGAGAGATTCGATGACCTTGCCCAGCTATGTCCACGGCGCCAGCCCGCAAGCCTTGATCGGCCAGACCATAGGCCAGTTGTTCGACCAGACCTGCCGCGAGCACGGCCGCCGCGAAGCGCTGGTGGTGCGCCATCAGCAGATACGCTGGAGTTACGAGGAATTGCGCGAGCAGGTGGACCGGCTGGCCTGCGGCCTGATCCGGCTGGGACTCAAGCCCGGCGACCGCATCGGCATCTGGTCGCAGAACAACGCGGAATGGGTGTTGACTCAGTTCGCCACCGCCAAGGCCGGCCTGATCATGGTCAACATCAATCCGGCCTATCGCCGCTCCGAGCTGGAATACGCGCTGAGCAAGGTGGGCTGCCGCGCATTGATCCTGTCGCCCAGCTTCAAGAGCAGCGACTACCTGGCGATGGCGGCGGATCTGCTGCCGGAGCTGGCCGCCAGCGAGCCGGGCCGGCTCAAGTCCGCCGCCATGCCGCAGCTGGAAATCGTCATCCGTCTGGGGCGGCAGCGCACGCCGGGCATGTTCAATTTCGCCGATCTGATGGCCGCGCCGTCGGCCGAGGAGAAAGCCGGGTTGCAGCGCTTGGGCGAGACGCTGCAGTTTGACGACGTGATCAATATCCAGTTCACCTCCGGCACCACCGGCAGCCCCAAGGGCGCCACCCTGACCCATCACAACATCCTGAACAACGCTTACTTCGCCGGCGCGGCGATGGCTTTCGGCCCGGACGACCGGCTGTGCATCCCGGTGCCGCTTTATCATTGCTTCGGCATGGTGCTGGGCACTTTGCTGTGCCTGGGCCACGGCGCGGCCATGGTGTTTCCGGCGGAGAGCTTCGACGCGCAGGAGGTGTTGTGCACGGTGCAGGAGGAGGGCTGCACCGGCCTGCACGGGGTGCCGACGATGTTCATCTCGGTGCTGGATCGGCCGGACTTCTCCGATTACGACGTGTCCACGCTGCGCACCGGCATCATGGCCGGCAGCCCGTGTCC
It contains:
- a CDS encoding LytR/AlgR family response regulator transcription factor — translated: MLKALIVEDEYLAREELAYLIREHSHIDIVASVEDGLEAFKFLQEHEVDVVFLDINIPSIDGLLLAKNLHKSSRPPRIVFVTAYKEFAVEAFEVEAFDYILKPYNEARIINLLAKLEAQTPPAAAAPAEAPAASRTVNLVKGDSIIVTPCEQIYYAEADEKVTLVYTAHDRYVMSMSISEFVARLPADSFFRCHRSYCVNIHKIREIAPWLNSTYIIKLYDLKAEIPVSRSNIKAFRQLMHL
- a CDS encoding sensor histidine kinase, whose product is MIENQAMLLAVFERAALMLMALFFLTRTRPFQHLLRKQDHSPAELAAVSLLFCLFAVFSTYTGIPVDGSLVNVRIIAVLSGGILFGPWVGIPAGIVSGLHRYLIDINGYTSLPCLISSVCAGLLATWIHCRADRGRLWLYGILAGMLCEGLTMGLILLLTEPAVGVPIVSHIAFPMIVGTVCVGLIIKLVQDLNDEKELLAARQAKLALTIANRTLPYFQNLDRDAMVQVCTVIRDQLDADAVAITNTSDVLAYVGLGKDYYEMDEHSAIGAITRQAIAGDQIIIENNLQQYHLADFHSVIIIPLREKAGVSGTLKIFYRKSHGISTPLREVAVGLSQLISTQMEVSRVKQLEEMARKAEFSALQSKINPHFLFNALNAISSLIRIQPQQARQLIANLADYLRYNLSLGDRLIDIQEELQQVRDYVAIEQARFGAKLTVDFDIDDVHVRIPSLLLQPLVENAILHGIQPRKEPGRVSIAVKRDGGKVHVCVRDTGYGVSQEVLDGVAAGTLSSRSIGLSNVNQRLKLLYGEGLRLTRLEPGTAVCFDLPAAEEPTC
- a CDS encoding MarR family winged helix-turn-helix transcriptional regulator, which translates into the protein MTQQNAGDAVDAILAQWHRERPDLDVAPMGLIGRLRRCSVLLQHRLDATFEQFGLSGWEFDVLATLRRAGAPHSLAPTALFSSLMISSGTMTHRLKVLESKGWIERAACAEDARSTLVRLTESGLELIDRAVTAHVANEHAILSGLNQRSQDALDRKLAELLAALEPPAA
- a CDS encoding EamA family transporter, which gives rise to MASRWSDVLLTALAPAIWGSTYIVTTQLLPADRPFTAALLRVLPAGLLLILASRHLPRRGEWGRLLVLSALNIGVFQALLFVAAYRLPGGLAAVLGATQPLLVMGLAWGLDGRRPARVAAWAGVAGVAGMAALLLSPGAVWDGVGMLAALGGAVAMASGTYLTRRWRPSAPLAALTGWQLALGGLMLAPLAWALDPALPALGATQWLGYGYLCLFGALLAYLLWFRGLARLSPVAVSSLGLLSPLTAVLLGWLLLGQALGPLQLAGLATVLASVLAVQRSMAAPPPAEKQIMAGAVRARS
- a CDS encoding nitroreductase family protein, with the protein product MKSALQTLLDQRVSANHFDPSHVLADAEIEQLLNAATRAPSAYHLQNWKFVAVRSAEAKRRLQAASYGQQKVADAAVTFICCGTLNAHRGLEASLRPAVDAGILPPEVGDSWLRAAENAHRDDARAQRDEAIRSASLATMVLLLAAEERGLASCAMGGFDAAAVAREFGLGADELPVMLVTVGRAAAGNWPQKPRRPVAEVMVWA
- a CDS encoding MerR family transcriptional regulator, which codes for MTEPEFFSISDLARDFDVTLRTIRFYEEQGLIEPQRDGRQRVFNRRDRARLKLILRGKRIGLSLSDIREILDLYEQAHDEASQSQKLLDLVLERRRLLEEQRRDIDAVLEEITRLESHCRTVLAQPPAARSA
- a CDS encoding AMP-binding protein — translated: MTLPSYVHGASPQALIGQTIGQLFDQTCREHGRREALVVRHQQIRWSYEELREQVDRLACGLIRLGLKPGDRIGIWSQNNAEWVLTQFATAKAGLIMVNINPAYRRSELEYALSKVGCRALILSPSFKSSDYLAMAADLLPELAASEPGRLKSAAMPQLEIVIRLGRQRTPGMFNFADLMAAPSAEEKAGLQRLGETLQFDDVINIQFTSGTTGSPKGATLTHHNILNNAYFAGAAMAFGPDDRLCIPVPLYHCFGMVLGTLLCLGHGAAMVFPAESFDAQEVLCTVQEEGCTGLHGVPTMFISVLDRPDFSDYDVSTLRTGIMAGSPCPIEVMKRVTSQLNMSQVTIGYGMTETSPLSFQSATDTPLDKRVATVGRIHPHVEVKIVDVEGRITPRGQSGELCTRGYSVMPGYWGDPAKTAEAIDAAGWMRTGDLAEMDADGYVNIVGRVKDMVIRGGENIYPREVEEFLYRHPKIQDVQVIGVPDERFGEELCAWIRLRDGESADADDIRAFCQGQIAHYKIPRYIEFVDSFPMTITGKIQKFVMREKMKEKLGLADGKTA